The DNA window TAATGTAATATGTAATAGTCATAGTAACAAATAACAATCGGAAGATTATTGCAAGCAATGTACCCGGGTTTGGTAAAGTCAAACCAGGTGGTAACCTAGGAACAACAACAGCTGGATGATTCTGAATGCGTGCAAGAAAACCCTCCAAAGGTTCAGGAAACACAACCTCGTTATAAGATTCAATTACAACAGGTTTCTTCGTAGTCTGAGGACCAGACTCATCTTCAGGATATAATTTCAAATGGTGATACCTACGAGAACAAACAAAAAGTTATTCAGATAATTCAACCTCCAAGTAAAAACAACCGAAAAACGAATGTGGCAAAGGTAAGCAAATGAAGCTCACAAGTCCAACTGTTTTTCACAAGCATCACTGTGGAAAAAGAGGGTGATAGCAATTTCAAATTCACCCCAACCACATTCTGTTACTTCAAAAGGGGGTGATTCAACAACTCTTGTAGGATTATTGAAACTAGGATGCAACTGAAACACAACCCTTTTAATCACTGCACTAAGATCTTCATTAGAAGCACCACGTACATAAACAGTCCATCTATGAGATTGAGACCTAGCAACATCAAATTGATCAGATAAAAAATTGCAACAAAAATtcaaatcagaaaaaaaaataagaacacCATAAAAAATCAAAACTTACTCACTAGCCTTCCTACCCAGATAAAATGCAATAGTCCCATAAACTATAGGGACACAAATTTCAACATCTTTGACCCTCTTGTTGAGATTCTGAaccaaaaatacaatttttattaGAAATCCAAAAAGGCAAAATGATAAAAAagcaaaattagggtttgaaatGTTTTGAATGATCAAAGCTAAAAACAAATAAAGGTGTAACCTTTTTGTCGCTATCTTCAGAGGGTAGTGAAATTTTGAGGCGAGAAGGTTTGATAGCAGTGGAAGCATCATCGGAGGGGTTTTCACCTTGTGGTCTTTTGAGAGGTAACGTTTGAGATTGAGACATTTGTTTGATTGAGAAATGGAGAAATTGGAGGATTGGGGTTTAGGGTTTTGTAGTGAGTATACAATGCAAGAAGATAATGATTTTCGTAGGCTAAAAGTGTTATGTAAAGGAGGCAAATTATGTCATGCAGAAAATAAAAAAGTGGTGAATTGTGCAGAAAAAAATccaacctttgaaatataaagttCCACTATATTTATAGTACACCTTTAACACCAAATCCTTCTCCTCTTGGTTGATCCTAGGCTATTCAAAAAATCCAAGAATTGAACTAAACTGTCGAATTGAATTaaactgaagttaaaataactGAACCGTTATGTTCGGATAGTAAATCAAACCATTACGCACAATCAGTACTAGAATTGAACTGTAACTGAACTAAAGCTGAACTCgaacagaaaaatgaaaaatacttaaaacaagctaaaaacaattttaaaaaattgaaaaatagctTAACGACTCTGTTCTTTGATAAACGGTTCGGTTTGTAAAAAATGTCTTCTAGCAATACGGTTCGGAATTTTGAAACGGTATACCAAACCAATAATTTTGGTTGAGTTCAGTTCGGCTCGAGTGAATTTTTACTATGATTTAGTTCGGTTCAATTTAGCTTTTCTCACAAACTGTATCATGAACAACCTTAGTTGACCCGACCCGAACCAATATAAAAGAAAATCATTTTGTCGGATTCACCTTGACAATGTTATGATACCTTTTGTATCATAGCGTTAGTATTGTTGTCTTTTTGGAGGTGTTTTGTGTTTTGGATTGTTGAAATGAATTCAAGGATGATGAAGGTTACAATGTGATGGTGTTGTGGTTGAATGATGATGGGAGAGAAAAAATTTAATGTTGTTCACTTGGAGAtgaagaagaaatgattgagtCATGAAAGAAAATGGTCATGGAGATGAAAAAGAAACGATTGAGACATAAAAGAAAATGAGGGATGCAAAGAAAGAGAAAAGGTGGAAGCATCAAAGGGAATGAGTGAGAGATAATGAGGATCATATTCATATCTAGAAATTTACGAAGCTTAACAAAAGAAATTATGAGTTTGAATTGTATTGGAGTTaaaatcttttatttattatttaatttaaaaaaataattcataTTGAAATGTTGGTTTTAAAGAGACAAGGGTAGAGAGAGGGAAACCACTCTTtaggatctctgatctaagtCCAAAGAGTCTCCTATATACACCCTCGCTTATAGAAGGGAAAATGGATCTCCAATTTTCCTACACAAGGTCAAAGAAAGAGCTTCTTACAACCATACATGAGTTAACCCTCGATCACAAAATTTCTTTAGAAATACACATAGGAGCTCTCCAGAACCATATGTGGGTAAGCTTTAATCACTAATAAAACTCTAAAACTCTTTGGAATCCTACACAACCAAGGGTTATCTCTCATTGTACTTTTTCGACAAGTATAATTGGTACCCACTGTTGACCCCTAGTAAAACTGACATGGGTCACCCTCTTATTCAATGACCGACACAGTGCACACCTTCATAATCCTCTATAATTTGGTGAACATGTGAGTAACTATATCAGCTGAAAATATAGCATAAATTAATCATGTTTCTCAAAATAGGGGTGTCCCACATAATTTCAATATCAcatatgttgtgaattcaatgccaagaacaaagtataaaacaaggaagaataaaggacaatgaagaagaggaacacaagaattggttataactgctattctttcactttctcttaaaacaagattacaagtttacaagaataacaaataacctctctcaccctaaattaggatttgcagcttagcaatgatgagagactagtatgctatttataataaaacctaacatactaactaatgggctttttcagcaaggcccattacacaagccaacttaataaacaagctaacttaacaaattagggtttaaacactaaaacctaatttaacatgctaacaaccctagcatcttcgacatctgcatgctagacccatcttcgactacagcatgcacacttcgacaccagcatgtgaacaatccttcgacttcatgcttaactctgtcgaactgtcgaaccaagaagctacccttcgacaatactagagttcgatccaatatctcacaaatctccaccttggacctaactctacaacgtcaagggaacaaactagctttcttcatgcagctttatcaactgcatacagtggaaaaacttgcaactcggcaatgtcttggtgatcatatcagcagcattgtcttcagtcgaaaccttcagcacttggacttctccacgctcgattactcctctgacgaaatgcagcctcacatcaatgtgcttagttcgctcatgataggctgaattcttcgacaggtgtattgcactttgactatcacatttaacagtgatacctcgaccttgaagttttagctccttcgcaaaaccttcaagccacaatgcttctttcacagcttcagttagggcaatatactccgcttcagtggttgatagagcaacaaccttctgaagtgttgctttccaactaattgcagtgccaaacatagtgaaaacatatccagaaatagattttctggaatccatacaacctgcataatcagagtcgacatatccttctattactgctttactatcttcacccaaggctccaccataaattaggactctattcagagacccatttatgtaccttaaaatccacttcaatgcttgccagtgagcctttccaggattcgccatgtacctgcttacaagacttactgcgtatgctatgtcgggtctagtacagaccatagcatacatcaaagagccgactatattagcatatgggatgctattcatataggctctttcgacatcagtactgggacactgatcaatactcagcttgaattgagggtttgttggagtcacaactggcttcgaattcgacataccaaacttttcaagaatcttccgtaggtatgccttttgagataagcataacttcgacttctttctatctcttcgaatgtcaattccaagaatcctggaagcagctcccagatccttcatatcgaactccttattgagttcagccttcaccctcgtcacatcttcaacactgttgcttgctatgagaatatcatcca is part of the Vicia villosa cultivar HV-30 ecotype Madison, WI linkage group LG2, Vvil1.0, whole genome shotgun sequence genome and encodes:
- the LOC131652030 gene encoding transcription initiation factor TFIID subunit 14b-like: MSQSQTLPLKRPQGENPSDDASTAIKPSRLKISLPSEDSDKKNLNKRVKDVEICVPIVYGTIAFYLGRKASESQSHRWTVYVRGASNEDLSAVIKRVVFQLHPSFNNPTRVVESPPFEVTECGWGEFEIAITLFFHSDACEKQLDLYHHLKLYPEDESGPQTTKKPVVIESYNEVVFPEPLEGFLARIQNHPAVVVPRLPPGLTLPNPVPIDHMNDKQRGDTKDHPLSQWFLNFSEADELLKLATARQQVQAHIVKLRRQLNMLEGQSKQPSGYECT